A segment of the Streptomyces sp. ITFR-21 genome:
GGCCGGCTCCGAGGTCGAGTTCGCCACCCTGCACAACCAGGAGGTCGTCAAGAGGAAGGGCGTCCTCATCGGCGACACCGTGGCGCTGCGCAAGGCCGGCGACGTGATCCCGGAGATCCTCGGCCCAATCGCCGACCTGCGGGACGGCGGCGAGCGGGAGTTCGTGATGCCCGCCGAGTGCCCCGAGTGCCACACCCCCCTCCAGCCGATGAAGGAGGGGGACGTCGACCTGCGCTGCCCCAACGCCCGCGCCTGCCCGGCCCAGTTGCGGGAGCGGATCTTCTACCTCGCCGGTCGTCGCAGCCTGGATATCGAGGCCCTCGGCTACGTCGCGGCGACCGCCCTCACCCAGCCGCTGGAGCCGCAGGAGCCGCCGCTCAGGGACGAGGGCGACCTGTTCGGCCTGGAGATCGGCGAACTGCTGCCCATCCGCTCCTACGTGCTGGACCAGGACACCGGCCTGCCCAAGCGCGACCCGGAGACCGGCGAGCCCAAGATCGTCACCTTCTTCGCCAACCAGAAGGGCGAGCCGAAGAAGAACGCGCTGGCCATGCTGGACAACATCCAAGCCGCCAGGCAGCGCCCGCTGGCCCGGGTCATCACCGGTCTGTCCATCCGCCACGTCGGCCCGGTCGCCGCCGAGGCGCTGGCCCGCGAGTTCCGCGACCTGGACCGGATCAGGGACGCCGAGGAGGCCGAGCTGGCCGCGGTCGACGGCGTGGGCGCCACCATCGCCGCCTCGGTCAAGCAGTGGTTCGCCGAGGACTGGCATCGGGAGATCATCGACAAGTGGCGGGCCGCGGGCGTCACGTTCACCGAGGAGGGCTCCGACGAGGGGCCGAGGCCGCTCGAGGGCCTCACGGTGGTGGTCACCGGAACGCTCACCGGGCATACCCGGGATGGCGCAAAAGAGGCGCTGGTCAGCCGCGGCGCGAAAGTCACCGCCGCGGTTTCCAAGAAAACGGACTTCGTGGTCGTCGGCGACAACCCCGGCTCCAAGTACGACAAGGCAGTGCAGCTGAAGGTGCCGGTCCTGGACGAGGACGGCTTCGGGGTACTTCTCGAACAAGGTGCCGAAGCGGCCCGGGAGCGGGCGGTGAATCCCCCGGAATCCGACGGCGAATCGGACTGAATAGCCCGCACATGTCACCCGATCGGCCCATATCCGAATACGTCGATCGCGCTGATCGCATTCGGGCAATGGCAGTGGATCGGTGCCCGGGACGGCGTCTTCCGGCCTACTGTTGAGAGGCGCGACTGCGGGAAACAACCTTGCAGCGGACCGGACGGTTCATCACCGCGGGCTCCGGCGCGGTGGACCGTATGCTTCGCCAGGCTGGGAGAGGGACGGCATGAAACCGACGGAGAGCGCCGGAGCGGCGCCGCTGACCGGCGGTCCGCCCGTGCCGGTGCTTCCGGCGGTGCCCAGGTCCCTCCTGCGGGTGGGGGTACCGGCGGTCGCCGCCGGCACCCTGACGGTCTGTGTCATCCGGATGCTGCACCAGGGCAGCGCGCTCTTCCCCGGCGGCACCGCCGGCTGGGCCTTCGCGGTGCTGACCGGCATCATCGTCGGCCACCTGGTGGCGATGGGCCGCGACCGCTGGTGGGGCGGCACCGGCTCCGGCGCCGCCCTCACCCTCGGCATGCTGCTGCTCTACGGCTGGGTACCGGCCGTCCTGGTCAGCCTCGCGGTGGTGATGCTGGTCGGCACCGCCCGCCGGCACCGGGGCCGGGAGGCCGCGCTGCACGCCGCCATCGACATCCTCGGCATCGGCGCGGGCGCGATCACCCTCGCGCTGTTCGGCGTGCACCCCTCGGTGGAGCACCCGTGGCTGCCCGCCGCCTGGTCGGTGTCCGCCGTCTTCTCCGTCACCGTCACCGCGCTGGCGTACCTGGCCGGCACCCGCGCCCTGCTGTGGTGGACGTTCGCACCGCACGGCGGCGGGCCGCCCACCGTGGCCCGCACCGCGCTGCTGCGGCAGGGCATGGTCGGCGGCGCCCTGCTCGGCATCTCCCCGCTGATCCTGGTCGTCGCCAGTGACAAACCGATTCTGCTGCCGCTGTTCTCGGTGCCGCTGATCGCGCTGGACTCCACCTTGTGGATCGCCCACGCCCGCGCCGAGGAGCAGCTGCGCGACCCGCTGACCGGCCTGCCCAACCGCCAGTGGCTGCTGGAGCGGACCTGGGGCGCGCTGGACAGCGCCCAGCGCGGCCAGGCCGCGCTCCCGCAGGCCGACGCCAGGGAACGGGTCGCGCTGATCCTCATCGACCTCGACAAGTTCCGGTCGGTCAACGACACCCTCGGCCACCTGGCCGGCGACCGGCTGCTCCTGCAGATCGCCGACCGGCTGCGGCTCGCCCTGCCGCGCGGTGCCGAGGCGGCCCGGCTCGGCGGCGACGAGTTCGCGGTGCTGCTGCCCAGCTGCGACTCGACCACCAGGGCCCAGCGGGTGGCCAGGGCCCTGGTGGTGGCGCTCGGCTCGCCGCTCAGCCTGGACGGCCTGACCCTGGAACTGGAGGCCAGCGCCGGGGTCGCGGTCTTCCCGGACCACGCGCTGGACGCCGAGGGGCTGCTGCGCCGCGCCGACGTGGCGATGTACCAGGCCAAGCGGGACCGCAGCGGCGTCGAGGTGTACGACGCGGCGCGCGACGCCAACACCCCCGACCGGCTGGGCCTGCTCGGCGACCTGCGGCGCGCGCTCGACACCGGCCAGGTCGAGCTGCACTACCAGCCCAAGGTCCGCTTCGACGGCCAGGTCGCCGGGCTGGAGGCGCTGGTCCGCTGGGAGCACCCGGAACGCGGCCGGGTCAACCCGGAGGAGTTCATCGGCATCGCCGAGACCTCCGGGCTGATGCCGCAGCTCACCGAGTACGTCCTGGAGACCGCGCTGGCCCAGATCGCCACATGGCGCCGGATGGGCCTGGAGGTGCCGGTCGCCGTCAACGTCTCGCCGCGCGACGTGCGCAGCCCCGGCTTCGCCGGCGCGGTCGCCGCCCGGCTGGCCCGCCACCAGGTGCCGCCCGGCGCGCTCCAGCTGGAGATCACCGAAACGGTCCTGCTGGAGGACCCGCAGCAGGCCGCCGACACGCTCAACGGTCTCACCGGCCACGGCGTCAAGATGTCGCTCGACGACTTCGGCACCGGCTACTCCTCGCTGGTGCACCTGCGGCGGCTGCCGGTCAGCGAACTCAAGATCGACCGCTCCTTCGTGGCCCGGCTGGTGGTGGACCAAGAGGACGCCGAGATCGTCCGCTGCACCATCGACCTCGCGCACTCCCTCGGCCTGCTGGTGGTCGCCGAGGGCGTCGAGGACGACGAGACCTGGGAGCGGCTGCGGGAGCTGCGCTGCGACGCCGTCCAGGGCTGGCTGGTCGCGGCCGCGATGCCCGCCGACGAGGCCACCGCGTGGCTGCGCGCCCGCGGCGAACGCGGCTGGCAGCGCCCCGCGGTCGCCGCCCCCGCGCTGCCCAGGGGAGAGCCCGAGCCCGAGCACTCCCCGGTCGCCGACCCCAGCTCCTCCGGCCGGGCCGCCGCCACCTGACGCCCGCCCCGAGCCCGGTCCCGGGCGTAACGCAGTGCGGGTCCGGCGGCGCCACCCCATAGGATTGGGGGCACCAACGACATCTCACCCCCCAGAGGATCGCAACGCATGCCTGGCATCACGCGCGAGGAGGTCGCCCACCTCGGACGGCTGGCCCGCCTTGAGCTGTCCGGCGAGGAGTTGGACCACTTCGCCCAGCAGCTCGACGACATCATCGGCGCGGTGGCCCGCGTGTCCGAGGTGGCCGGCGAGGACGTACCGCCGACCTCGCACCCGCTGCCGCTGACCAATGTGATGCGGCCGGACACCGTAAGGCCGTCGCTCACCCCGGACCAGGCGCTGTCGGGCGCGCCCGCGCAGGAGCAGCAGCGGTTCAAGGTGCCGCAGATCCTCGGGGAGGAGAGCTGACCGTGAGCGACATCATCAGGCTGACCGCCGCCCAGACCGCGGCGAGGATCGCGGCCGGCGAGCTGACCGCCGTCGAGGTCACCGAGGCCCACCTGGCCCGGATCGAGGCCGTCGACGAGAAGGTGCACGCCTTCCTGCACGTGGACCGGGAGGGCGCGCTCGCCCAGGCCCGCGCGGTGGACGCCAAGCGCGCGGCCGGCGAGCCGCTGGGCCCGCTGGCCGGGGTGCCGCTGGCGATGAAGGACATCTTCACCACCGAGGGCGTGCCGACCACCGTCGGCTCCAGGATCCTCGAAGGCTGGATCCCCCCGTACGACGCCACGGTCACCAAGAAGCTCAAGGCCGCCGACGTGGTGATCATCGGCAAGACCAACATGGACGAGTTCGCCATGGGCTCCTCCACCGAGAACAGCGCCTACGGCCCCACCGGCAACCCCTGGGACCTCACCCGGGTCCCCGGCGGCTCCGGCGGCGGCAGCGCCGCGGCCCTCGCCTCCTACCAGGCACCGCTGGCCCTCGGCACCGACACCGGCGGCTCCATCCGGCAGCCCGCCGCGGTCACCGCCACCGTCGGCGTCAAGCCCACCTACGGCGGGGTGTCCCGCTACGGCATGGTCGCCTTCTCTTCCTCGCTGGACCAGGGCGGGCCCTGCGCCCGCACGGTGCTGGACGCGGCGCTGCTGCACGAGGTGATCGCCGGCCACGACCCGATGGACTCCACCTCCATCGACGCCCCCGTGCCGCCGGTGGTCGAGGCCGCCCGCAGCGGTGACGTGACCGGCCTGCGGGTCGGCGTGGTCAAGGAGTTCGGCGGCGAGGGCTACCAGCCCGGCGTCGTCCAGCGCTTCAACGAGTCGGTGGAGCTGCTGCGCGGGCTGGGCGCCGAGATCGTCGAGCTGTCCTGCCCGTCCTTCACCTACGCGCTCGCCGCGTACTACCTGATCTCGCCGTCGGAGTGCTCCAGCAACCTGGCCCGCTTCGACGCCATGCGCTACGGCCTGCGGGTCGGCGACGACGGCACCAGGTCCGCGGAGGAGGTCACCGCGCTGACCCGCGAGGCCGGCTTCGGCCCCGAGGTCAAGCGCCGCATCATCCTCGGCACCTACGCGCTCAGCTCCGGCTACTACGACGCCTACTACGGCTCCGCGCAGAAGGTGCGCACCCTGATCACCCGGGACTTCGAGCGGGCCTTCGAGCGGGTCGACGTGATCGTGTCGCCGACCACCCCGACCACCGCCTTCCCGATCGGCGAGCGCGCCGACGACCCGATGGCGATGTACCTGGCCGACCTGTGCACCATTCCGACGAACCTCGCCGGCAACGCCGCCATGTCGCTGCCCTGCGGGCTGGCGCCGGAGGACGGTCTCCCGGTGGGTCTGCAGATCATCGCGCCCGCACTCAGGGACGATCGGCTCTACCGGGTCGGCGCCGCCGTCGAGGCCGCCTTCGTCGCGAAGTGGGGCCACCCGCTGCTTGAGGAGGCACCCCAGCTGTGAGCACCACCAAGAAAAGCACGGTCGCCAGGGCCAAGGGCTTCAAGAAGAGCCGCCCCGGCACGTACCTGGCCATCGGCACGTCGCTGTTCGGCGCCGTCGCCAACATCAGGCGGGCCAGGACGGCACGCGGCGAGAGCGACACGCTCAAGCTGGTCGACGCCGTGGTCAGCGCCGCCGCCGTCGCCACCGGGATTGCCCTGCTCGTCCGCGAACTGCGCCGGATGAACGACGACGACATCCTGACGGACTGAAGCCCGAGGACTGAGAGGTAAAGAGGACTGTGACCGTCACGGATCTGCTGTCCTACGAGGACGCGCTGGCGTCGTACGACCCGGTGATGGGCCTGGAGGTCCACGTCGAGCTCGGCACCAGGACCAAGATGTTCTGCGGCTGCTCCACCGAGCTGGGCGCCGAGCCCAACGCGCAGACCTGCCCGGTCTGCCTGGGCCTGCCCGGTTCGCTGCCGGTGGTCAACGAGGTCGGCGTGGAGTCGGCGATCAAGATCGGCCTCGCGCTGAACTGCGAGATCGCCGAGTGGTGCCGCTTCGCCCGGAAGAACTACTTCTACCCGGACATGCCGAAGAACTTCCAGACCTCGCAGTACGACGAACCGATCGCCTTCAACGGCTATCTGGACGTCCAGCTGGAGGACGGCGAGGTCTTCCGGGTGCTGATCGAACGCGCCCACATGGAGGAGGACACCGGCAAGTCCACCCACGTCGGCGGCGCGACCGGCCGGATCCACGGCGCCTCGCACTCGCTGCTGGACTACAACCGGGCCGGCATCCCGCTGATCGAGATCGTCACCAAGCCCATCGAGGGCGCCGGCGAGCGGGCACCCGAGGTCGCCAAGGCGTACGTCGCCGAGCTGCGCGAGCTGATCAAGGCGCTGGGCGTGTCCGAGGCCCGGATGGAGATGGGCCAGATGCGCTGCGACGTCAACCTGTCGCTGCGCCCGCACGGGCGGCAGAGGTTCGGCACCCGCAGCGAGACCAAGAACGTCAACTCGCTGCGCAGCGTGGAGCGCGCCGCCCGGTTCGAGATCCAGCGGCACGCCGCGGTGCTCTCCTCCGGCGGCACCATCGTGCAGGAGACCCGGCACTTCCACGAGGAGGACGGCTCCACCACCTCCGGCCGGATCAAGGAGGAGGCCGAGGACTACCGCTACTTCCCCGAGCCGGACCTGGTGCCGGTCGCCCCGGCCCGTGCCTGGGTGGAGAAGCTGCGAGCCACCCTGCCCGAGCTGCCGCGGCTGCGCCGCAAGCGGCTCCAGGACGACTGGGGCATCGCCGACCACGAGATGCAGTCGGTGCTCAACGCCGGCGCCCTCGACCTGATCCTGGCCACCATCGACGCCGGGGCGGACGCCGCCTCGGCCCGCAAGTGGTGGATGGGCGAGCTGGCCCGGTACGCCAACGAGAGCGGCACCGAACTGCCCGACGTGCCGATCACCCCGGCGCAGGTGGCCCGGGTCTCCGCGCTCGTCGCGGCCGGCGACCTCAACGACAAGCTGGCCCGCCAGGTCATCGAGGGCGTGCTGGCCGGCGAGGGCGAGCCGGACGACGTGGTCGACCGGCGCGGGCTGAAGGTCGTCTCCGACGACGGGGCGCTCGGCGCCGCCGTGGACCAGGCCATCGCGGCCAACGCGGCCGTCGCCGACAAGATCCGCGGCGGCAACCTCGCGGCGGCGGGCGCCCTGATCGGCGCGGTCATGAAGCTGACCCGCGGTCAGGCGGACGCCAGGCGGGTCCGCGAACTGGTGCTGGAGAAACTGGGCGTCCAGGGCTGAGGCGGCGCGCGCCCCCGCCACCTGTCCGTCATGCGGGCGGCGTACGGGCGGCGCGGGCCGGGCACATAGCCGCGAACCGCTCACGGCGCGGACTGACCGGGCGCCCCACGCCGCGGCCGGATCGCGTCCGCGAGGACGGCACCCCCTTCTTCCGGGGGTGCCGTCCTCGCGCGTACCCGACGCGCGTGGGCGCACCCTGTGGGCGACCGCACGAAACGGCCGAGCGGTCACATATCGCCGGTGCGGTGCGGTGCGGTGCGGTGCGGTGCGGTGCGGGCCGGTCCCGGTGACGTGGGCGGGCCCGCCGGGCCGTGCCGCTGAGGCGGCCGGAGCCCGGTCGGGCGCGGGCAGGGACGGCCGAGGCAAACCGCCTTCCCGTGCGGCGCCCGGGGCCGCACCCGGGCGCCGCCCCCCCAGGCGGATCGCCCCGGACCGGGTCAGGTCACCGAGACGCGCAGGATCCGGTCGTCGCCCTTCTTCGGGGTGCCGCGGTTGTCGGTGTTGCTGGTGGTGAGGAGCAGGGTGTGGTCGTCGAGGGCGGTCACGGTGCGCAGGCGGCCGTACGTCCCGGTGAAGAAGGACTGCGGGGCCGCCGCGGTGGCCGTGCCGTTCAGGGGGACGCGCCACAGGCGTTCGCCCTTGAGGGCCGCCATCCAGACGGAGCCGGCCGCGTAGGCGATGCCGCTGGGGGAGGCGTCGTCGGTGTGCCACTGGGCGACCGGGTCGACGTAGCCCGCGCGGTGGGCGATGCCCTCCACCACCGGCCAGCCGTAGTTCCTGCCGGGCTCGATCAGGTTCAGCTCGTCCCAGGTGTCCTGGCCGAACTCGGAGGCCCACAAGTGCCCCTGGGGGTCCCAGGCGAGACCCTGGACGTTGCGGTGCCCGGGGGAGTACACCAGCGAGCCGGGCACCGGATTGTCCTGGGGGACCTGGCCGTCGGGCGTCATCCGCAGGATCTTGCCGGCCGGCGACGTCATGTCCTGGGCGAGCCCGCGCTGCCCGGTCTCGCCGGTCCCGACGTACAGCATCCCGTCGGGTCCGAAGGCGATCCGGCCGCCGTTGTGCAGCGTGCCGGTCGGGATGTCCCGCAGAATCGTGTCGGGGGCGCCGAGCTGCTCGCCCTTCTGCCGCGAGGGGTCGTAGAGCATCCGGACGACGCGGTTGTCGGACTCGGTGCCGTAGTACGCGTAGACCTGGTGGTCGGACCCGTAGCCGGGGGAGACGGCCAGCCCGAGCAGCCCGTTCTCGCCGCCCTGGGTGTGGGTGACGCCGGGCACGCCGCCGATCTGCGTCACCGTGCCCTTGTCCATGTCCACCCGGGAGATCCGCCCGGTGTCCCGGGAGCCCACCAGCAGCGTGCCGTCCGGGAGCTGCACCAGGCCCCACGGGGTGTCGATGCCGGTCGCGACCGTGCCGGTGACCTTTGCCGTGCCCTTCGCGGGCGCCGCCGACGGGGTGGCGCCGGAGTCCGGGGCTGTGGGCGTGCCGGTGGCGCCGGTCGGGCCGGGCGCGCCCGGGGCGGCCGGCGGCGACGTCACCGACGGCGGGTGGATCGGCGAGGGGCCGGCCGAGCAGCCGGCCAGCAGCAGTACGGCGGCGGTGCCGGCGGCGGACGCCCCGAGCGCGGATCGGCGGCGGACGGTTCCCTTGACGGTGCTCACCGGTCCAGCACACCACACATCCGTCCGCCCCCGCGAGGCGTCCCCGGCCCTGCCGGTCCCTGCGGGACCCCGACGTACGGGACCCGGACCCGCGGGTCCGGACCCGCGCTCCCGGGCCCGTGCTCCCGGACCCGCGGACCGGGAGGCCGTGGGCCGCAGGCCCGGGGGCGCGCACACGGCCGGGAACGCGAGCCCCTCCCGGCCGGGGCGGCCGTCCTCTCAGTCCCACGACCCCCGCGCGGCCGGCAGCCGCGCGAGCTCCGCCAGGTCCGCCGCGCTCAGCGCCAGCCCCGCCGCCCCCGCGTTCTCCGCGCTCCAGCGGGCCGTCTTGGTGCCCGGCACCGGCACCACCCCGGGGCCCTGCGCCAGCGTCCACGCCAGCGCCACCTGCGCGGCCGTGGCCTCATGACGCTCCGCCACCCGGCGCAGGCCCGCCACGATCGGCTGGTTGGCGGCCATCATCTCCGCGGTGAAGCGCGGGTGCCGGGCCCGCAGGTCCTCCGGCTCGAAGCCGCCGCCTGGGGTCAGCGTGCCGGTCAGGAAACCGTTGCCGAGCGGCATCGCCGCCAGGAAGCCGACCCCGTGGGCCGCGCACCACGGCAGCAGCTCGTCCAGCGCCTCCGCGGCCCACAGCGAGAGCTCCGCCTGCACGCTGGAGACCGGGAACACCTGCTGGACGCGGGTCAGATGGCGGATCGTCTCGTCGTGCAGCGCGGCACCGGTCCTGCGGTTGCCGCGCGCGCCCACGGCGCACAGCCCGAGCGCGCGCACCTTGCCCGCCGCGACCAGCTCCGCCATCGCGCCCCACGTCTCCTCCACCGGCACCTCGGGGTCCACCCGGTGCAGCTGGTAGAGGTCGATGCGGTCGGTCTGCAGCCGCCGCAGGGAGGCGTCGCAGGCCCTGCGCACGTACCCGGGACGGCCGTTGGCCACGACGTGCTGCTCGCCGGCCAGCAGCCCGCACTTGGTGGCGACGAACGCCTCGGCCCGACGCTCCTTCAGCACCCGCCCGAGCAGCAGCTCGTTGGTGAACGGGCCGTACATGTCGGCGGTGTCCAGCAGCGTCGTCCCGTGGTCGAGCGCGGTGTGCACCGTTCGCAGCGACTCCTCGCCGTCCTGCCGCGAGGCGCTGTACGCCCAGCTCATGGGCATGCACCCGAGGCCGACCGCGCCCACCGCGAG
Coding sequences within it:
- a CDS encoding aldo/keto reductase, encoding MERRTVGAAALAVGAVGLGCMPMSWAYSASRQDGEESLRTVHTALDHGTTLLDTADMYGPFTNELLLGRVLKERRAEAFVATKCGLLAGEQHVVANGRPGYVRRACDASLRRLQTDRIDLYQLHRVDPEVPVEETWGAMAELVAAGKVRALGLCAVGARGNRRTGAALHDETIRHLTRVQQVFPVSSVQAELSLWAAEALDELLPWCAAHGVGFLAAMPLGNGFLTGTLTPGGGFEPEDLRARHPRFTAEMMAANQPIVAGLRRVAERHEATAAQVALAWTLAQGPGVVPVPGTKTARWSAENAGAAGLALSAADLAELARLPAARGSWD
- the gatA gene encoding Asp-tRNA(Asn)/Glu-tRNA(Gln) amidotransferase subunit GatA, whose product is MSDIIRLTAAQTAARIAAGELTAVEVTEAHLARIEAVDEKVHAFLHVDREGALAQARAVDAKRAAGEPLGPLAGVPLAMKDIFTTEGVPTTVGSRILEGWIPPYDATVTKKLKAADVVIIGKTNMDEFAMGSSTENSAYGPTGNPWDLTRVPGGSGGGSAAALASYQAPLALGTDTGGSIRQPAAVTATVGVKPTYGGVSRYGMVAFSSSLDQGGPCARTVLDAALLHEVIAGHDPMDSTSIDAPVPPVVEAARSGDVTGLRVGVVKEFGGEGYQPGVVQRFNESVELLRGLGAEIVELSCPSFTYALAAYYLISPSECSSNLARFDAMRYGLRVGDDGTRSAEEVTALTREAGFGPEVKRRIILGTYALSSGYYDAYYGSAQKVRTLITRDFERAFERVDVIVSPTTPTTAFPIGERADDPMAMYLADLCTIPTNLAGNAAMSLPCGLAPEDGLPVGLQIIAPALRDDRLYRVGAAVEAAFVAKWGHPLLEEAPQL
- the ligA gene encoding NAD-dependent DNA ligase LigA, translating into MAALEDAQPAEVPAEAREQHARLAEQVEEHRFRYYVRDAPVVSDGDFDRLLRRLEALEDRYPALRTPDSPTQKVAGAYETEFTAVRHRERLLSLDNAFTEEELATWADRVAGELGPPDNDHSPYHFLCELKVDGLAVNLTYENGRLTRAATRGDGRTGEDITPNVRTIADIPDRLAGDRVPELVEVRGEVYFPGEKFEELNARLVEGGDKPFANPRNAAAGSLRQKDPRITAGRPLRMVVHGLGARRGFAIDCQSHAYELLREWGLPTARHNKVADSLDAVREFIAYYGEHRHDVEHEIDGVVVKVDEIPLQGRLGSTSRAPRWAIAWKYPPEEVNTKLVDIRVGVGRTGRVTPYAVVEPVTVAGSEVEFATLHNQEVVKRKGVLIGDTVALRKAGDVIPEILGPIADLRDGGEREFVMPAECPECHTPLQPMKEGDVDLRCPNARACPAQLRERIFYLAGRRSLDIEALGYVAATALTQPLEPQEPPLRDEGDLFGLEIGELLPIRSYVLDQDTGLPKRDPETGEPKIVTFFANQKGEPKKNALAMLDNIQAARQRPLARVITGLSIRHVGPVAAEALAREFRDLDRIRDAEEAELAAVDGVGATIAASVKQWFAEDWHREIIDKWRAAGVTFTEEGSDEGPRPLEGLTVVVTGTLTGHTRDGAKEALVSRGAKVTAAVSKKTDFVVVGDNPGSKYDKAVQLKVPVLDEDGFGVLLEQGAEAARERAVNPPESDGESD
- a CDS encoding putative bifunctional diguanylate cyclase/phosphodiesterase, yielding MKPTESAGAAPLTGGPPVPVLPAVPRSLLRVGVPAVAAGTLTVCVIRMLHQGSALFPGGTAGWAFAVLTGIIVGHLVAMGRDRWWGGTGSGAALTLGMLLLYGWVPAVLVSLAVVMLVGTARRHRGREAALHAAIDILGIGAGAITLALFGVHPSVEHPWLPAAWSVSAVFSVTVTALAYLAGTRALLWWTFAPHGGGPPTVARTALLRQGMVGGALLGISPLILVVASDKPILLPLFSVPLIALDSTLWIAHARAEEQLRDPLTGLPNRQWLLERTWGALDSAQRGQAALPQADARERVALILIDLDKFRSVNDTLGHLAGDRLLLQIADRLRLALPRGAEAARLGGDEFAVLLPSCDSTTRAQRVARALVVALGSPLSLDGLTLELEASAGVAVFPDHALDAEGLLRRADVAMYQAKRDRSGVEVYDAARDANTPDRLGLLGDLRRALDTGQVELHYQPKVRFDGQVAGLEALVRWEHPERGRVNPEEFIGIAETSGLMPQLTEYVLETALAQIATWRRMGLEVPVAVNVSPRDVRSPGFAGAVAARLARHQVPPGALQLEITETVLLEDPQQAADTLNGLTGHGVKMSLDDFGTGYSSLVHLRRLPVSELKIDRSFVARLVVDQEDAEIVRCTIDLAHSLGLLVVAEGVEDDETWERLRELRCDAVQGWLVAAAMPADEATAWLRARGERGWQRPAVAAPALPRGEPEPEHSPVADPSSSGRAAAT
- the gatB gene encoding Asp-tRNA(Asn)/Glu-tRNA(Gln) amidotransferase subunit GatB, which gives rise to MTVTDLLSYEDALASYDPVMGLEVHVELGTRTKMFCGCSTELGAEPNAQTCPVCLGLPGSLPVVNEVGVESAIKIGLALNCEIAEWCRFARKNYFYPDMPKNFQTSQYDEPIAFNGYLDVQLEDGEVFRVLIERAHMEEDTGKSTHVGGATGRIHGASHSLLDYNRAGIPLIEIVTKPIEGAGERAPEVAKAYVAELRELIKALGVSEARMEMGQMRCDVNLSLRPHGRQRFGTRSETKNVNSLRSVERAARFEIQRHAAVLSSGGTIVQETRHFHEEDGSTTSGRIKEEAEDYRYFPEPDLVPVAPARAWVEKLRATLPELPRLRRKRLQDDWGIADHEMQSVLNAGALDLILATIDAGADAASARKWWMGELARYANESGTELPDVPITPAQVARVSALVAAGDLNDKLARQVIEGVLAGEGEPDDVVDRRGLKVVSDDGALGAAVDQAIAANAAVADKIRGGNLAAAGALIGAVMKLTRGQADARRVRELVLEKLGVQG
- the gatC gene encoding Asp-tRNA(Asn)/Glu-tRNA(Gln) amidotransferase subunit GatC, which produces MPGITREEVAHLGRLARLELSGEELDHFAQQLDDIIGAVARVSEVAGEDVPPTSHPLPLTNVMRPDTVRPSLTPDQALSGAPAQEQQRFKVPQILGEES
- a CDS encoding PQQ-dependent sugar dehydrogenase yields the protein MSTVKGTVRRRSALGASAAGTAAVLLLAGCSAGPSPIHPPSVTSPPAAPGAPGPTGATGTPTAPDSGATPSAAPAKGTAKVTGTVATGIDTPWGLVQLPDGTLLVGSRDTGRISRVDMDKGTVTQIGGVPGVTHTQGGENGLLGLAVSPGYGSDHQVYAYYGTESDNRVVRMLYDPSRQKGEQLGAPDTILRDIPTGTLHNGGRIAFGPDGMLYVGTGETGQRGLAQDMTSPAGKILRMTPDGQVPQDNPVPGSLVYSPGHRNVQGLAWDPQGHLWASEFGQDTWDELNLIEPGRNYGWPVVEGIAHRAGYVDPVAQWHTDDASPSGIAYAAGSVWMAALKGERLWRVPLNGTATAAAPQSFFTGTYGRLRTVTALDDHTLLLTTSNTDNRGTPKKGDDRILRVSVT